In one Methylocystis iwaonis genomic region, the following are encoded:
- a CDS encoding ArdC family protein yields MKPERFDIHQHITNQIIAAIESGAGEFRLPWHRSAGNIMRPVNIASKSRYRGVNILTLWTAADAGGYMSGAWGTYKQWAEAGA; encoded by the coding sequence ATGAAGCCCGAACGCTTCGACATTCACCAGCACATCACCAATCAGATCATTGCCGCGATCGAGTCCGGCGCAGGCGAATTCCGCCTGCCCTGGCACCGGTCGGCCGGCAACATCATGCGTCCCGTCAATATCGCCTCGAAGAGCCGCTATCGCGGCGTCAACATCCTGACCCTCTGGACCGCCGCCGATGCTGGCGGCTACATGTCGGGAGCCTGGGGCACCTACAAGCAATGGGCCGAAGCCGGTGCGTAA
- the repC gene encoding plasmid replication protein RepC has translation MEQNCSTTPFGRRSLTLAMVASQATAKDFMRRAGAAEIVVHKWRLFRALTEAKAPLGVTDRALSVLHALLSFHQETVLTLSEKGVGVSESGVSLGIVVFPSNKELSIRAHGMAPATLRRHIAMLVDAGLIIRRDSPNGKRFARRGQGGGIDEAFGFDLTPLIARATEIENLAEEVRAENRAMALLRERVTLARRDIVKMIEMGIEEGVPGDWETRHSDYRALASRQARKMTRTDLEALAGELAALAAQINSVLENHVKRQNKSANESQTERHIQNQNSNISDLEPSLQEGRAEPPELIGKEAAADGGGALEPERQETEPRIHPGPPPAPRTYPLGMVLQACPDIVDYARGGEISSWRDLAMAAATVRSALGVSPDAWAQALEVMGEHDASIVIAAILQRGEEITSAGGYLRALTAKARAGEFSLGPVLMALLRGKAARSAKLRKAAG, from the coding sequence ATGGAACAAAATTGCTCAACGACGCCCTTCGGGCGGCGGTCGCTGACGCTTGCCATGGTGGCGAGCCAGGCGACCGCAAAAGACTTCATGCGCCGTGCCGGCGCGGCGGAAATCGTCGTCCACAAATGGCGGCTATTTCGGGCCCTGACAGAGGCGAAAGCGCCGCTTGGCGTCACCGACCGGGCGCTATCGGTTTTGCACGCCCTGCTGAGCTTCCATCAGGAGACGGTGCTGACGCTGTCCGAGAAGGGCGTGGGGGTCTCGGAAAGCGGAGTATCCCTGGGGATCGTCGTATTTCCGTCGAATAAGGAATTGTCGATCCGCGCCCACGGCATGGCCCCAGCGACCTTGCGCCGGCATATCGCCATGCTAGTCGACGCCGGCTTGATCATCCGCCGAGACTCACCCAACGGCAAACGCTTCGCCCGGAGAGGGCAGGGGGGCGGAATCGACGAGGCCTTTGGATTCGACCTGACGCCGCTCATTGCGCGCGCGACTGAAATCGAGAACCTCGCCGAAGAGGTGCGCGCCGAAAACCGCGCCATGGCCTTGTTGCGCGAGAGGGTCACCCTGGCGAGGCGTGACATCGTGAAGATGATCGAGATGGGAATAGAAGAGGGCGTTCCCGGCGACTGGGAAACCCGCCACAGCGATTATCGGGCGCTTGCCAGCCGCCAGGCGCGAAAAATGACGCGGACCGATTTGGAGGCTTTGGCGGGGGAACTCGCCGCGCTCGCGGCCCAAATCAATAGTGTGCTGGAAAACCACGTTAAACGCCAAAACAAGAGCGCCAATGAGTCTCAAACTGAGCGCCATATACAGAATCAAAACTCAAACATTTCTGATCTTGAACCTAGCCTTCAAGAAGGCAGGGCCGAACCGCCCGAGCTAATTGGCAAGGAAGCGGCGGCCGATGGGGGAGGGGCATTGGAACCTGAGAGGCAGGAAACCGAACCGCGCATCCATCCCGGGCCACCGCCAGCCCCCAGAACCTATCCGCTTGGGATGGTGCTGCAAGCCTGTCCGGATATCGTCGATTACGCCAGGGGCGGGGAGATTTCATCGTGGCGGGATCTCGCGATGGCCGCTGCGACGGTTCGTTCAGCCCTTGGCGTCTCGCCCGACGCCTGGGCGCAGGCGCTCGAGGTTATGGGCGAGCATGACGCCTCGATCGTTATCGCCGCAATTCTGCAGCGGGGCGAGGAAATCACCTCCGCCGGCGGCTATTTGCGCGCACTGACGGCCAAGGCGCGGGCAGGGGAGTTTTCGCTGGGTCCGGTGCTCATGGCGTTATTGCGCGGCAAGGCCGCCAGATCGGCGAAATTGCGAAAGGCGGCGGGGTGA
- a CDS encoding DUF1403 family protein, which translates to MQTSEIQPLPRWTRSQGADSGAAAFSTGAGLALFDQILRSGSDGAEPPFAGCLRQRLALRAAESCATLSRLREDAAVLRDAEHLSGGGETSPAGRLHSVFRLYASFPARFDSTLLRAAGLLGLNEALDAGVLAEVATTAPDPLTAAARVSAAAMKHGAPTADWETFVFVVADLALASRLNWARPVPLLAVAILHPSLRRGAGGKRPRPTDDDWPDSVARAYGLAIVEAHGLAVDLARRAQKLVSVAPMLRAKGAWRVVEMLLVDDAVTPAAAASRSGLSDRAARRLFDRLVALGAVRELSGRDSFRIYGL; encoded by the coding sequence ATGCAAACGTCTGAAATTCAACCGCTTCCGCGCTGGACGCGGTCGCAAGGGGCCGATTCTGGCGCGGCGGCTTTTTCGACGGGCGCTGGCCTCGCGCTGTTCGACCAGATCCTGCGCAGTGGATCGGACGGCGCTGAGCCGCCCTTCGCCGGCTGCCTGCGCCAGCGCCTCGCTCTGCGCGCCGCTGAATCCTGCGCAACGCTCTCCCGGCTGCGCGAGGACGCGGCCGTCTTGCGCGACGCCGAACATCTTTCGGGCGGCGGCGAGACGAGCCCTGCCGGCCGGCTGCATAGTGTCTTCCGTCTTTACGCATCGTTTCCGGCGCGCTTCGACTCGACGCTCTTGCGCGCAGCGGGGCTGCTCGGACTGAATGAGGCGCTCGACGCGGGCGTCCTTGCGGAAGTGGCGACCACGGCGCCCGATCCGCTTACTGCGGCGGCGCGCGTCAGCGCCGCGGCGATGAAACACGGCGCGCCCACCGCGGACTGGGAAACTTTCGTCTTTGTCGTCGCCGATCTTGCGCTCGCGAGCCGTCTGAACTGGGCGCGGCCGGTCCCTCTGCTCGCCGTCGCCATCCTGCATCCCTCGCTGCGGCGCGGAGCAGGGGGAAAGCGCCCACGGCCCACGGACGACGACTGGCCGGATTCCGTCGCGCGCGCCTATGGGCTCGCAATCGTCGAGGCCCATGGGCTCGCCGTCGACCTGGCGAGGCGCGCGCAAAAGCTCGTTTCCGTCGCACCGATGTTGCGCGCGAAAGGCGCATGGCGCGTCGTCGAGATGCTGCTTGTCGACGACGCCGTCACGCCCGCCGCCGCCGCGTCCCGCTCCGGCCTCTCGGATCGCGCCGCGCGGCGGCTGTTCGACCGGCTCGTCGCGCTCGGCGCCGTGCGCGAACTCTCGGGCCGCGACAGTTTCAGGATCTACGGCCTGTGA
- the repB gene encoding plasmid partitioning protein RepB yields MSKHSPRKSIISNFSALSAGLTEQPDDETKAGSPRLGQTPQPVSRVGAGVIGATQRTLTDIREERDRLRAQLEAGGIRELDPSLVDPSPYPDRLPEDDNHDFEEFKKLISDEGQKVPIGVRPHPVAPDRYQVVYGHRRWRAAKELGITVKAVIASLTDRELVIAQGIENSARQDLSWIEKALFAWRMDEAGIKARDIRSALAIDDPELARFRAVCRALSVETILAIGRAPKAGRPRWVALGNAVNADPTALDRLKESLASAKDSVSDDRFRAALESVKIRTESPRRGLDLSSPAGKVVGRATFSASEIRLTIEKSRSEAFATFLSAELPSLMSKFFGSEREE; encoded by the coding sequence ATGAGCAAACATTCTCCTAGAAAGTCTATTATCTCGAATTTCAGCGCTCTCTCTGCGGGACTGACCGAACAGCCAGATGACGAAACTAAGGCTGGTTCACCCCGGCTTGGACAAACGCCACAACCTGTTTCGCGTGTCGGCGCAGGCGTGATCGGTGCCACTCAGCGCACTTTGACTGATATTCGGGAGGAGCGGGACAGGCTTCGGGCCCAACTCGAGGCTGGCGGCATACGAGAACTCGACCCTTCGTTGGTCGATCCTTCGCCCTACCCCGATCGTCTGCCGGAAGATGATAATCATGATTTTGAGGAGTTCAAAAAGCTTATCTCCGACGAAGGACAGAAGGTTCCGATCGGAGTGCGGCCGCATCCTGTCGCCCCTGACCGGTACCAAGTGGTTTACGGCCATCGACGTTGGCGGGCAGCCAAGGAACTCGGCATAACCGTCAAGGCGGTGATCGCCAGCCTTACCGACCGGGAACTGGTCATCGCGCAAGGAATTGAGAATTCTGCGCGTCAGGACCTTAGTTGGATTGAAAAGGCTCTCTTCGCGTGGCGCATGGATGAAGCGGGGATAAAGGCACGAGACATCCGCTCTGCCCTCGCGATCGACGATCCTGAGTTAGCCCGATTCCGTGCAGTTTGCCGGGCCCTTTCCGTGGAAACAATTCTAGCGATTGGCCGAGCGCCAAAGGCCGGCCGACCTCGTTGGGTGGCGCTTGGAAACGCTGTCAACGCAGACCCGACCGCGCTGGATCGCCTGAAGGAATCCTTGGCATCTGCCAAGGATTCTGTGTCCGACGATCGGTTCCGCGCCGCTCTGGAGTCCGTGAAAATACGGACTGAGAGCCCGCGCAGGGGCCTCGACCTTTCGTCTCCTGCAGGGAAAGTCGTCGGCCGGGCCACGTTTTCGGCGTCGGAAATACGGCTGACGATCGAAAAGTCCCGTTCGGAGGCGTTTGCCACTTTTCTGAGTGCAGAACTTCCTTCGTTGATGAGCAAGTTTTTTGGGAGTGAGCGTGAAGAGTAA
- a CDS encoding SH3 domain-containing protein — translation MPRWFPKSICPSETRQGGAAKILGRAVYGSRVEVLGQDGRWVQVHAIGQTVAGWVERAGLNF, via the coding sequence ATTCCGCGCTGGTTTCCAAAATCGATCTGCCCATCAGAGACGCGCCAAGGGGGGGCCGCGAAGATCCTTGGTCGGGCTGTCTATGGCTCCCGTGTCGAGGTCCTCGGGCAAGACGGCAGATGGGTGCAGGTCCACGCCATTGGCCAAACCGTCGCCGGCTGGGTCGAAAGGGCCGGCCTGAATTTCTAA
- a CDS encoding tyrosine-type recombinase/integrase, translating into MAKADEDNTDGRALAEPAPHLAALSEKARDYARNARSENTQRAYDADWRHFASWLRRQGLDPLPPDPQTVGLYLAACVEGAVSAGARNIGAGSRPPLSVSSLERRLSGICWRYRQLGRLLDTSDPHIATVLAGIRRAHGRPPVQKEAIFADELLAMLAVLDNDLRGLRDKAILAIGFAGGLRRSEIVGLDCGPEQTEDGTGWIEIVGADQNGGGLVLTLNGKTGWREVEIGRGSSPLTCPVAMLETWLKLGRITRGPVFRPLLRKNAGVAPERLSDKHVARLVQKSALAAGLRGDLPEGERKRAFSGHSLRAGLASSAQIEEGHVQRHLGHASPEMTRRYQRKRDRFRINLTKAAGL; encoded by the coding sequence ATGGCTAAAGCCGACGAGGACAACACCGACGGCAGGGCGCTGGCCGAGCCCGCCCCCCATCTCGCGGCGCTCTCGGAAAAGGCCCGCGACTACGCCCGCAACGCCCGCTCCGAGAACACCCAGCGGGCCTATGACGCCGACTGGCGGCACTTCGCCTCCTGGCTGCGCCGGCAGGGGCTCGACCCCCTGCCCCCGGACCCGCAGACCGTCGGCCTCTATCTCGCCGCCTGCGTCGAGGGCGCAGTCTCTGCCGGCGCTCGAAACATCGGCGCTGGAAGCCGGCCGCCGTTGTCTGTTTCCTCGCTGGAGCGCCGGCTCTCCGGCATCTGCTGGCGCTATCGCCAGCTCGGCCGCCTGCTGGACACAAGCGACCCGCATATCGCCACGGTGCTGGCCGGCATCCGCCGGGCTCACGGACGCCCGCCGGTCCAGAAGGAGGCGATCTTCGCCGACGAGCTTCTGGCCATGCTGGCGGTCCTGGACAACGACCTGCGCGGCCTGCGCGACAAGGCCATTCTTGCCATCGGTTTTGCCGGCGGCCTGCGGCGCTCGGAGATCGTCGGCCTGGATTGCGGCCCGGAGCAGACGGAAGACGGAACGGGCTGGATCGAGATCGTCGGCGCCGACCAGAACGGCGGCGGCCTGGTGTTGACCCTCAACGGCAAGACCGGCTGGCGCGAGGTCGAGATCGGCCGCGGCTCATCTCCCCTCACCTGCCCCGTCGCCATGCTCGAGACCTGGCTCAAACTCGGAAGGATCACGCGGGGTCCGGTGTTCCGGCCTCTTCTCCGCAAGAACGCCGGCGTCGCGCCTGAGCGCCTCTCCGACAAACACGTCGCGCGCCTCGTGCAAAAGAGCGCGCTCGCCGCCGGGCTGCGCGGCGATCTCCCGGAAGGGGAGCGCAAGCGAGCCTTCTCCGGTCACTCCTTACGGGCCGGCCTCGCCTCCTCCGCGCAGATCGAGGAAGGCCATGTGCAAAGGCACCTTGGTCACGCCTCCCCTGAAATGACCCGCCGCTACCAGCGCAAACGCGACCGCTTCAGGATCAATCTCACCAAGGCCGCCGGGCTGTGA
- the repA gene encoding plasmid partitioning protein RepA — translation MVEVARRLAAREDPAERIVRHAGVLSNQMQALRQRMYPPHAEKSLRNFMTNEVSKLTSIPGSTLKTMSIEGKGPIPARLENNHRAYTLTQINELRRLFAEQKPLEALRFLPRRRPGEHLQVLAIANFKGGSAKTTTSLHLAHYLGLHGYRVLAIDLDPQASLSAMFGAQPEMDVGDNETIYAALRHDDLRRPIRDIIRKTYFTGVDLIPGNIEVMEYEHEIPRILAQRSSSGGLFFERLRLAIAEADVDYDVVILDTPPSLGFLTLGAIYAATGLVVTVHPAMLDVASMSQFLLMMSDLIGVIKEAGATLNQDFFRYLITRHDPNDQPQAQIVSMLRLLFADEVLMPTAIESTAIEAAGLAKRSLYELESGEIGRDTFLRARESMDSVNDSIRALIAESWGRQ, via the coding sequence ATGGTTGAAGTCGCGAGACGTCTTGCAGCACGGGAAGATCCTGCGGAGAGGATTGTCCGCCACGCCGGCGTGCTCTCTAACCAAATGCAGGCTCTACGGCAGAGAATGTACCCACCGCATGCCGAAAAAAGCCTCCGCAACTTTATGACCAACGAGGTGTCGAAGCTCACATCAATTCCCGGTTCCACACTGAAGACAATGTCAATTGAAGGCAAAGGGCCAATACCGGCTCGTCTCGAGAATAATCATAGGGCTTACACGCTCACGCAAATAAATGAGCTACGTCGCCTCTTTGCCGAACAGAAGCCATTGGAGGCGTTGCGGTTTCTGCCCCGTCGACGTCCGGGCGAACATCTTCAGGTCTTGGCCATCGCGAATTTCAAGGGTGGAAGTGCCAAGACGACCACAAGTCTGCACTTGGCTCATTATCTTGGTCTCCACGGGTATCGTGTTTTAGCAATCGATCTCGACCCACAGGCGTCATTATCTGCGATGTTTGGCGCCCAGCCTGAAATGGATGTCGGCGACAACGAGACGATCTATGCCGCGTTACGCCATGATGACCTTCGGCGCCCGATCCGGGATATCATTCGGAAGACCTATTTCACGGGGGTGGATCTTATCCCGGGAAATATTGAGGTTATGGAATACGAACACGAGATTCCGCGTATTTTGGCGCAGCGCAGTTCTTCTGGAGGGTTGTTCTTCGAGCGCCTTCGGTTGGCAATTGCTGAAGCAGACGTCGATTATGACGTAGTTATCCTGGATACCCCGCCGTCATTGGGATTCTTGACCCTGGGCGCGATTTACGCGGCAACGGGACTGGTGGTCACGGTCCACCCCGCTATGCTCGACGTCGCCTCCATGAGCCAGTTCCTATTGATGATGAGTGACTTGATTGGAGTCATTAAGGAGGCAGGGGCAACTCTGAATCAGGACTTTTTCCGTTATCTCATCACGCGACATGACCCAAATGATCAGCCTCAAGCGCAAATAGTGTCGATGTTGCGCCTGCTCTTCGCGGATGAAGTATTGATGCCGACGGCGATAGAGAGCACCGCCATTGAGGCAGCCGGCCTTGCAAAACGTAGCCTTTATGAACTGGAATCCGGTGAAATTGGGCGCGACACGTTTCTCCGGGCGCGAGAGTCCATGGATTCTGTCAACGATAGTATCCGGGCTCTGATCGCCGAGAGCTGGGGGCGGCAATGA
- a CDS encoding WGR domain-containing protein, which yields MSRLMSGGTGAGAGSGQAVPEILTEVPRALRLAVVDAIVLHRINLARNMRRFYRLDVAPDLFGRWCLVAEWGRIGGASRLRMAAFDDRGQAMEALARQRRVKERRGYVAL from the coding sequence ATGAGCCGCCTGATGAGCGGCGGGACCGGCGCTGGCGCAGGCTCAGGACAGGCAGTCCCCGAGATCTTGACCGAGGTCCCGCGAGCACTCAGACTCGCGGTCGTGGATGCTATCGTTTTGCATCGCATAAACCTGGCCCGGAACATGCGCCGGTTCTACCGCCTCGATGTCGCGCCGGATCTGTTCGGGCGCTGGTGTTTGGTCGCGGAATGGGGACGGATCGGGGGGGCCAGCCGGCTGCGCATGGCCGCTTTTGACGATAGGGGGCAAGCTATGGAGGCTCTTGCCCGGCAGCGGCGCGTGAAGGAGCGTCGCGGTTATGTGGCCCTGTGA